The bacterium genome includes the window CGGATCCGATTGCCGCCCGCAAACGCCTTCTGAGCGGTCGAGATCGGCAGGTAGATCTTCTCCTCTTCGGATTCTCCGCCGGCGTCACGAAAGAGACCGACGACTCGAAAGGGTATGCCGTTGATATTGATGTACTCGCCGACGGCTCTGTCCTTGCCGAACAATCCCTCCTTGACCCGCTCGCCGATGGCGGCCACCTTGCGGTACTCGGCGATATCGAGATCGTTCAGGAAACGACCCTCGCTGACGATCGTCTTCTCGAGGTGCTGGTGGTCCGGGTGTACGGACCGAATGTCATAGCTCCCGGTCTCACCGCGGTACGCGACCGTCAGTTGGCCCCTCGGATAGAAGCGAGAGGTGATGTACTCGACGCCATCGATATCACGGGCGATGATCTCGTGGTCTTCGTTGGTGAAGCGCACGTTCCGACCGGGCTGGAGGCCGGCGTGCGGCACCGAGGTCTGCCCGCTCCGAACCCAAATCGAGTTCACGGCGTCGTCGCGAAACTGATACTCGATGCCGTTGGCCAAGCCCTCGCCGGAGCCCATCAAGACGACCAGCATCAGGATTCCCCACGCCACGCTGAATCCGGTCAGGAAGGTCCGTAGCTTGTTCTGGCGAATCGTCGCCAGGATCTCCTGCCACTTGTCGAGGTCGAACATCGGTCAGTCCGCCATCGCGGAGACGCCCGACCCCAGCGCTCCGTTGGACTCTACTTTCGGATCGTCCTTCGCACCCGCTCCGTTGCCCCCCGCTCCGTTGTTCTGCTCGTGACCGATCACTCCGTCGAGCAGATGAATCACCCGATCGGTCATCTCCGAGATCTCGTGCTCGTGGGTCACCACGACGACCGTCGTGCCCTTCTCATTGATCGAGCGGAGTATCTCGATGACCTCGCGCGAGGTCTGGCTGTCGAGCGCGCCCGTGGGCTCGTCGGCAAGCATGACCTTCGGCTTCGTAATCAGGGACCGCGCGATCGCGACCCTCTGCTGCTGGCCGCCCGAGAGCTCTCCGGGCAAGTGACCTGCCCAATCGGCAATTCCGACCCGGTCGAGATACTCCAGCGCTATGCGGTTGCGCTTGCGCCGCCCGATCTTCTGGTAATAGAGCGGCAGCGCAACGTTCTCGACCGCGGTCTTGAACGGGATCAGGTTGAAGGACTGAAAGACGAAGCCTAGAAGCCGGTTTCGGTAGTACGCCGCCTCGGTCTCTGAGAGGTCCTTGATCAGCGTGCCCGCCAGGTGGTACTCGCCGCTGTCGTACTTATCCAGGATGCCCAGAACGTTGAGCAAGGTGGATTTGCCGGAGCCCGACGGCCCCATGATCGACACCATCTCGCCCTCGGCGATCTCGAGATCGATGCCCTTGAGGACATGTAGCCGGCTCTGACCCACAGAGTACGATTTGTTGATATCGGCCAGGCGCAGCATGAGGCAATCCCCGAGTAATCGAAGGAGCTTTCTCCCGCGGGGTTAGCTCCAATTACGGTGAAAACCGACGGGAGTTTCGGCCCTAGGGCCAGATACCGCGGTCCATGGCCACACGGGCCACTCGCCCGACCGCGAGAACGAAGGCCGCGGTGCGAAGGTCGACCTTGGCCTTCTGCTCCTTTTCGACCCGTGCCTGCGAGTCGAGAACGGCATCGGTGGCCCGAATCATCTTTCGCTGCAGACGACGGTTGACCTCGTCCTCGTCCCACTGCTCGTTCTCGACGTTCTGTACCCACTCGTAAAAGCTCACGGTCACGCCACCGGCGTTGGCCAAGATGTCGGGCAGGACTGGAATGCCACGCTGAAACAGGATCCGATCGGCCATCGGGGTCGTCGGCCCGTTGCCTAGCTCGACCACCAGCCTTGCCTTGACGTCCTCGGCGTTGTCCCCCCGAATCTGATTCCCGAGCGCCGCCGGAATCAAGATGTCGCAAGGCAGTGCCAAGAGTTGTTCATTGGTCAGCTTGCGAGTGGCACGGGTCCCGACCACAGATCCGACCTTCGTCTTGCGTCGCTTGACGGCGGCGATGTCCAGACCCCGCTCCCGGTACACGCCCCCCTGGGAATCACTCACCGCCACGATGGTGGCGCCGGCTTCAGAGAAGAGCTGAGCAGCGATGGAACCGGCGTTCCCGAAGCCCTGAATGGCAATTTTCCGGCCCTTGACCGAAGACATACCCTTGACCAACCCACGTTGTAACGCCTTCTGGGTAACGAACAGGGCGCCGCGGGCGGTCGCTTCGCGCCTTCCCAGCGAGCCACCAATGTTCACCGGCTTGCCGGTCACCACGGGCAAGTTGTTCCTGCCCGGGTGAAGCATCGAATAAGTATCGTAGATCCAGGCCATGGTCTCGGCATTCGTGTTGACGTCGGGAGCCGGAACGTCTGTATGGGGGCCAATCAGGTCTCCCAGTTCTGAGATGAAGCGGCGCGTGATCCGCCGACGGTCCTTCCTCGACAATCGCTTGGGTTTACAGACCACGCCGCCCTTGGCGCCGCCGAACGGGATATCGACCACAGCGCACTTCCAGGTCATCCAGGAGGCCAGAGCGCGAACCTCGTCTGCCGTCACGTCGGGGTGGTAACGGATGCCGCCCTTGCCCGGCCCGCGGATGTTGCTGTGGAGCACCCGGTAGCCGACGAAGTTCTTGACCCGGCCACGCTCGGTCTCGATCGGAAACTCCACCATGACGGTCCGGTTGGGGCTCTTCAAGAACTCGATCAACCCCGGCCCGAGGTCGGGCAAGTACTCGACGGCCTTGTCGAACTGCATCTGGGCGATCCGAAATGGATTCAGCTCTTCCCGGTTGTCACCCGACGCGTTGGTTACGCTAGCCTCTTTCTGCCGCGCCTTGCGGTTAGCGGGCATGCCTGACCTCCTCTTCAAGCGGCTCGTTGGCCCGCCGACTCTAGCAAGGAGGGCCGCCGTGGCGCATTCCGCTGTCCAGGCTCGCCCGGTCATCTTCAAACCACTGAATGACGCGACGGTTTTCCGAGCCAAGTGTTGTTACAGGGCAGGAGTCCCGTAGTACTCTGAGGGTGAGACGAGTCGTCTTCTCCCCGCCGTTCTAACAAGCATGGATCGGAGGTACATTGATGGCGAAAGTACTATCGAGAGGTCTGCCGGTGGCTGTCGCTCTGGCCTCGGCCCTGACTGTCCTGCCCGTCAGCGCGGGTGCCTGGGAGTTGCGCAATGAAACGAATCTGACGATTCCGAAGGGCGAGATGCTGGAGGACTCTCTGATTGCGACCGGCGAGGTCGTACGGATCGACGGCGACATCAACGGCGACCTGATCGCCGTTGGGCGCCAGGTCGAGGTTTCGGGCACGGTGACCGGCACCGTCTTCATAGCAGCGCAAAGCGTCGATGCCAACGGCAACGTCGGAGGAACCCTCGCCGGATTTGGACAGTGGGTACGCGTCGGCGGAGCCGTCTCGGGGAATCTCTATTCCTTCGGGCAGAACATCCGCCTCTTGGAGGAAAGTTCTGTCGGCCGTGACGCCATGATGTTCGGCGAACTGCTCGATGCCGGCGGCACGGTTGGTCGGGATTTGACCGCCGGCGGGCGCAAACTCACGGTCGGCGGCCGGATCGGGCGCAACCTGGAGATGCAGGGAGAAGAGCTCGAACTGACACCCTCGAGCGAGATCGTCGGCTCGATCGATACCGAGCTCCCGGCCGACGACAATCTCACGGTGGCCGAAGGCGCCACCGTGGGTGGATCGACCGAAATCCGGCATGCAACCCCAGACGTCCGGAAGAGTCGGTACAGCAAGCCGGGATTCTATGTTTGGGGACTGATCAAGCTGGCCGGCGCATTTCTCCTCGGCGCGCTTCTATTCTGGGCGCTGCCCGGATTGTTCGGTCACGAATTGGCCTCCGTCGGAGCCGGGCTTCTGCGCGCCGGCGCCGGCCTTCTGGCTCTGATCGCCACTCCGGTGGCCCTGGTTCTCGCCGCGATCACCTTGGTCGGGCTCCCGGTAGCGCTGGTCGGCGGTGCGCTCTTCTTGATGGCGCTGTACCTCGCGAAGATCCTGGTCGCCGACTGGCTCGGACGGTCGGTCCTGAGCTCGAACGGGTCACGGCCAAGGGTATTCGTGGCGCTGCTGACGGGTCTCGCCATCCTGGCGGTGGCGGGCGCGATTCCCTGGATCGGGGGCCTGATCAAGTTCGCGGTTCTGCTCCTGGGTCTGGGCATGCTGACGCACCGGGCGTGGGAGGCCGTGGGCCACGACGCCCCGGTAGCTGCGTCCACCTAGCCTCTAGGCGGTCCGCGGGAGAGCCGGCGGCCGAAGGGGCTATCCCGGGAAGCCGCTCAGGACCTCGAGACAGGTGTCGATGTCGCCGGCGGTGTGGTCGGCCGAGATCTGAAACCGGATCTCCTCGTCACCCTTCGGAACCACTGGATAATTCAACCCGGTCGCCAGGATGCCGTGGTTCTTGAGATGCGCCACCAAGGCCGAGGTCCGGGCGGTGTCGCGCACCATGAGCGGCACCACCGGATGCGCGCCGGGGATGGTCTCGAAACCGCGCTCGACGAGACCAGTCTCGAAGCGCCGGGTCATCGCGCGCAGATGCTCGAGAAGCTGCCGGCCGGCCTGGCTGTCGAGCAGGTCGACCGCCGCGAGCGCGGCCGCGGATTCCGCCGGAGTGATCGGATTCGAGTAGATATAGAAAGCCGCTTGCTCACGGAGAAAGCCCAGAATCACGCTGCTGCCGGCCACGTAACCGCCGTTGACCCCGAGCGCCTTGCCCAGGGTGGCGATCAGAAGATCGACACCCTCGCAGCCGGTGTACTCCTCGGTACCGCGCCCGGTCTCGCCGAACGCGCCGACACCGTGCGAGTCATCCACTACGACCAGCGCGTTCTCGGCAAAAGCCTCGTCGTACTTCCTCGCCAGCTCGACGATCTCCGGCAGCGGCGCATGATCACCGCGCATGCTGAAGATCCCGTCGGTGACGATCACCGCCCGCCGACAGTTCTCCGAGGCTCTGTCGAGCGCGGCTTCGAGCTCGCCCATGTCGAGATGTGAATAGACGTACTTCTCCTTCGGCCGCGCCAGCCGGATGGCGTTGATGATGCAATTGTGATTGAGCGAATCGCTGATGACGGCGGCCTCGCCGGTCAAGAGCGGCGGCAGCGTGCCCATGGTGGTGGCATAGGCCGAGCTGAACAGCATCGCTCCCTCGCGGCCGTGAAACCCAGCCAGTCGTCGTTCCAGCTCGAGGTGGATGTCGTAAGTCCCACTGATGAACCGAACCGCGCCCGGGCCGGTTCCGTAGGCGCGCGTCGCCTCTTCCTCGGCCGAGATCACCTCCGGGCGTAGCGACATACCCAGATAGCTGTTCGAGTTCATGCGCAAGAACTGCTTGCCGCCCTCTCCAGCCAACTCGAAGCGCGGCCCCAGGTCTCCCGCTGCCGGCAACACCCGCGTGAACACGGTCTCGGCTCCCTTCTGTCGTCCCTGGGTCTCGAGCTCGGCCAGTTCTCCGGCCAGAACCTCCTGCAATCGCTCGGTTGGCATCCCGTCCGTCTCCTATCCCTGGTCTCGGGCCGGCCCCGCGATGCGGAGCTTGCGTTCGAGGTTTTCGAGCATGTCGCGAGTCATGCTGCCGATGTCGTGCTCCGGCCTCCAGTCCCATTCCCGGCGCCCCGCGCTGTCCTCTATAGCCCCCGCCCAGCTGTCGGCAATCGCCTGCCTCACCGGATCGACCTGATACTCGATCCTGAACTCCGGCAGGTGCTTCTTGATCTCCGCGGCCAGGTCCTCCGGAGCGAAGTTCATCGAGGTCACGTTGAAGGCGTTGCGATGCGCGAGGCGGCCGGCATCGGCCTCCATCACCTCGATCGCCGCCTTGATCGAGTCCGGCATGTACATCATGTCCAGCCGCGTGTCCGGCTCGAGAAAACACGTGTAGCGCCGATTTCGAGTCGCCTCATAGAAGATCTCGACGGCGTAGTCGGTCGTGCCACCGCCAGGGATGGCGACGTGAGAGATGATCCCGGGGAAGCGCACGCCACGGGTGTCAACGCCGAACCTGAGGTGGTAGTAGTCGCACACCAGCTCGCCCGCGACCTTGGTCACGCCGTAGATCGTGGTTGGCCTCTGAATCGTGTCCTGCGGTGTCTCGTCACGCGGAGTGCTCGGCCCGAAGGCGCCGATCGAGCTGGGAAAAAAGATCGAGCACTTGTTCTGACGGGCCACCTCGAGCACTCGATAGAGCCCGCCCAGATTGACGTCCCACGCTACCTGCGGTCGTTCCTCGGCCACGGCCGAAAGCAGAGCCGCCAGGTGGTAGATGGTGTCGATGCCGTACTTGCGAACCACCTGCTCGACCTGGCGCTGGTTGGTGCAGTCCAGGTACTCGAAGGGACCGGCGGCGTTGGCGGCACTCTGAGGCATCATCTTGATGTCCGAGGCCACCACCAGCTCGACGCCCGGGCGCCCGCGCAGAGCGGTCACGAGCTCGGAGCCGATCTGGCCAAGCGAGCCGGTAACCAGGATTCTCTTCATTCGAATTAGTCCCCCCGATGACGTCCGTATCGTACCAGCGACTACGAATCGCGATTCGGGCCGACCATGACCAGCTGTACGTCCATCACATTGGTGCCGGTTGCCCCGGTGACGATCAGACCATCGAGCGCCGCGAAGAAGGGATAGGAGTCGTTGTCGGCCAGCGCGGCCCTGGCATCGATACCCCGGCTCTCAGCGCGAGCCAGGGTATCGGCCGTCGCCACCGCGCCGGCCGCGTCGGTCGGACCGTCGATACCGTCCGTACCCACCGATGCGACCAGCATCGGATTCCGCGCGCCGCCCGCGCCGAGGACGAGCGCGGCGCCCAGCGCCAGCTCCTGGTTGCGACCGCCCTTGCCCTTGCCCTTGACGGTCACGGTGGTCTCGCCCGCCGAGACCACACACGCGAGTGCCGCCAGCGGGTGTTCGCCGTTCGCGATTCGAACGGCGGTGCGCGCCAGGGCGGCGCCGACCTCTCTCGCCTCGCCTGTCACCGAGATCGAAGACAACTCGGTCGCGTAGCCGAGTCGTACCGCCTCGGCGCATGCTGCTTCGGCCGCCATTAGGTTGTTGCCGACAATGCGCGCGGAGCTATTGCGGAAGCAATCGTCTCCGGCGTCCGGCGTGTCCGGGATCGTTCCGGCGAGACCGCTCTCGAAGCGCCTGCGCACCGCCCGGGGCACCTCGGACCACAGGTCGAATTTCTTCAGAACGTCGATCGCCATGCCGAACGTCGACGGATCCGGTGATACCGGGCCCGAGGCGATCACGTCGAGCGGATCCCCGACGACGTCCGAGAGCACCAGCGCCAGGACCCGGGTGGGCGCCGCGGACCGAGCCAACTGTCCACCCTTCAGGAGATCGAGGTGCTTGCGAACGGTATTGAGCTCGCCGATGTCGGCACCGGCCTCGAGCAGAGCCGCGGTCGTGGCCTGAACGTCCGCCAGTGAAACCCCGTCCGGGGGAAGGGTCATGAGCGCCGATCCACCACCTGAAATCAATGCCAGGAGCAGATCCTCGGCGCCCGCCTCTGAGGCCAGCCGGCGAATCGCTTCGGCTCCGGCGACTCCCTCCTCGTTCGGCGTTGGATGGCCGCCTTCGAAGATATTCAGCCCTGTCGGGGCTTCCGAGCCCCGCCCCCCGGGCACGACCAGAACTCCGCCGGCGACCTTGTCCCCGAAGAAGCCCGTAGCGCCCCGCGCCATCGCCGATGCCGCCTTGCCGATGCCCGCGATCCAGACCTGTCCCGCGGATTCCACCGAACCCGCGTTGCCGGTCAGAAAGCTCGCCACCAGGCTTTCGGGCTCGACCGCCCGAATCGCCGCCTCGAAACAGGCGCGCGCGTCGGCCTCGAGATCGTCGTGGCGAGACCCGTCGGTCAACTCGCGCTCTGCATCAGGCTCGGGACAACCGCGCCCGGTACGCGTCGGTCTCGTAGACTTCTGGATTGACGGCGTTCGGAGCCGGTTCGCGGATCAGGTGAGCGAGAGCGTTGGTCGCCGCCATCCTGGCCATCTGGCCTCGGGTGTCGTGCGAAGCGCTGGCGATGTGCGGCAGAAGCACCGCGTTGTCGAGCTCGGCCAGACCCTCGGCCATCACCGGCTCGTCCTCGTAGACATCCAGTCCCGCGCCGGCGATCCAGTTCTCCCGAAGAGCCCGAACCAGTGCCTTCTCGTCGATCACGGGTCCACGAGAGGCGTTGACGACATACGCCGTCGGCTTCATCTTGCGCAGCTCGGCCTCGCCGATGAGGTGGTGGGTGGCCCCGACTCAATTGTCCTCCTTCGAGAGCAACCCTTCGCCGCGGGTCAATCCCAGAGCTTCTCTCTCTCGAGGAACTCCCTGAATCCGGCGGCATCCTCGGAGGCCTTGCGCATGCGCGCCACGCCTTCTTTGAGCTGGTCCATGCTCGTGGCGATCGACAGCCGCAGGAAATGCCGGCCCTCGGCGCCGATCGAGCCGAACGAGTTGCGATCCATGGTCGCCACGCCATAGCTGTACAAGAGGAACATCTGGAACATGCTCGACGGACTGGTGCGCCCCGCCACCTCGGCCGGCATCTCCCGATGAGCCTTGATCACGTCAAGCTTCTCGCAGACGCCCGCGATGTTCGGAAACACGTAGAAGGCGCCTTTCGGGTTCTGGCAGCTCATCCCCGGGATGTCGTTGAGAGCGCCCACCACCCAATCACGGCGGCGCTCGAAAGCCGAGACCATCTCGGCCACGGTAGCCGCGGTCTCACTGCTCTCGTAGGCCTCGCGGCCGGCTTCCTGGATAAACGGCGGGACGCAGGAGACGATATTGATGTTGAGCTGCTTGAAGACGGCTGCCTCTTCCTTGGTCGGCAACACGGCCCAGCCGAGACGCCAACCGGTCATCGCGAATCCCTTCGAATGGCCGCTTACGATGACCGTTCTCTCCTCCATGCCTTCTTCGCTGGCGATCGAGTTGTGCACTTCGCCGTCAAAGAGGATGTGCTCGTAGACTTCGTCGCTGTAGACGCGGACGTCGGGTCGCGCCCGCTCACGAATCACCCGAGCAATTCCCACGAGATCCTCCTTCGCGAGCACGCCGCCGGTCGGGTTCGACGGAGAGTTGAGAATGATGAGCTTGGTCTTGTCGGTGATCAGCTCGCCCAGATCCTCCGCCGAGAAGGCGAAGCCCTTCTCTTCGGACAGCATCAGGGGCACGGGCTTGGCGTCGACGAACGTGATCCACGATTCGTAGATCGGAAACCCGGGGCTCGGGTAGATGACTTCGTCGCCCGGATCGACGTAGGTCTCCAGAGAAAAGCAGATCGGCGGCTTGGCTCCCGGTGTCACCACAACCCGACCCGGATCGATATCGAGACCTCGGGTCCGCGAGACGTGCTTCGCGATGGACTGCCGAAACGGAAGGATGCCCGCCGGATCACAGTAGTGCGAGTTGCCGGCCTCGATCTGTTCGATCGCCTTGCGATTGATATGCGGAGCGCTGTCAAAATCGGGCTCTCCGAGATTGAACTTAACGACGTCCATGCCGCGCTCTAAGCAAATGGCAATGTCCTCTCCGAGTTTGAACGCGTTCTCGGTTCCGAGGGCCTCGATTCTGGCGGCTTTGACTGACACGATGACTACCTCCCTTCACGGACACACACTCGTCCGCTCGACCAAGTGTAATCCACTCATCATGCTATTGTGCGGCGTCGTTTCTTGATGGGTCCGAGATCGCACTGACGGTTCTTGAACGATGCGTATCTGTCTGCTGACCAACCAGGATCTCAACGACCTTCCGGACGACGACTGGCCATGTGACCCGAGGCCGTATCTTCCGGACGCGACTTGGGAGCTAGCGGTCCTGGAGAAGACCAACGCGGTCGAACAAGTGATTGCGCTGTCACGTCGTCGCTTCGACGTCTACTTCAATCTCTGTGATGGATCCTGGGACGAGGAAGACAACCCCGGGGTCGAAGTCGTCAAGACCCTCGAGAAACTGGACGTCCCGTTCACCGGCGGCACCTCCGATTTCTACGAGCCCTCGCGCGAAGCCACGAAGCGGGCTTGCCGCGCCCTGGGAATCGACACGCCGGCCTACGTGATGGCCCGCACCGAGGCCGATGTCCGGCGGGCCGCCGAGGAGCTCCGCTTTCCCCTCTTCGTCAAGCATCCTTCGAGCTACGCCAGCATCGGCCTCACCCGGGACTCGAAGGTCGGGAATCCGAAGGCGCTGCTCAAACAGGCGCGCATCATGTTGAAGGCCTACGGTGGCGCGCTCATCGAAGAGTTCATCGAAGGACTGGAGTGCACGGTCCTGGTTGCCGAGAATCCCGACGACCCCGACGATCCCATCGTTTATCAGCCGATCCAGTTCCGGTTTCCCGAAGGCGAGAGCTTCAAGCACTCCGACATGAAGTGGGTTATCTACGAAGACTTGGATAGCGGCACGGTTCAGGACGAAGAGATGGACGCGAAGCTGCGCGATGTCTCCGCGAGACTCTTTCTTAAACTCAACGGCACCGGCTACGGCCGTTGTGATCTGCGAGTCGATTCCGAGGGCCGAGCCTTCATGCTGGAGATCAACGCCAACTGCGGCCTCTTCTATCCGCCCGCGGATGCCAGCAGCGCGGATTTCTGCCTCCAGGCCGATCCCGACGGCCACGAGGGTTTCACCCGGCTCATCATCGACGCTGCCATCAAGCGACACGCCCGCAACTCTCCCGCCTGGGAGGTTCGCCCTCGGTCCGAGAACCGGCACGGGGTCTTCGCCAGACGGCCGATTCGAAAAAACCAGAGAATCCTACTCGCCGAGGGCCGCCCGCATCGGCTGGTCACCCGCTCTCACGCAGCAGAGCACTGGAACAGCCAGCAGCTGGAGTTCTTTCGCCGAACCGCCTGGCCGGTGACCGAAGAGTTATTCGTGGCCTGGAGCCAGGAGCCCGACGAATGGACGCCGTTCGGCCACTCGTGCAACCCCAACGCCTGGCTCGAGGGTCTCGACGTCGCCGCTCGCCGGAGAATCAAGAAGGGCGAGGAGATCACCCTCGACTACGCGACCTTTCACAACGAACAGATGCCGGATTTTGAGTGTGACTGCGACGGCCCCGACTGCCGGGGCACGATTCGTGGTGATGACTATCTTCAGAATTTCGTCGAAGCCTACGGGGACCACGTCTCCGACTACGTCAAGTCGAAACGCGGGGGACACAATACGTAATAAAGGACCTCACCTGAGGCGCGGATTCCGCTTTCACTCAGCGTTACGTATTGTGTCCCCGAGGTCGGCTCCCCAACGACCCGTCTCTATGTCCTCGACGATCACCGCGACCCACTCTTCATCGGCGAGCTCGTCGAGCGGCATACGGTAGACCCAGACCTCGTCGTCGGATCGCGGCGCGATCTCGAGTCGCTCGTGCGTCACGGCGGCCAGGCCGTCCAGCCGAGCCCTCGCCACGGTGAGACGCAGCTTGATCGACCGATCCTGGGTCTCCCGCTCCGCCAGCGACTCGCGGTCCAACTCGACTACCAGGCCCTTCGGGTCGATGCCGGCTTGAACGCTCAGCTCGCCCTCGAGTTGATCATGCGCGGCGAGTCGACGAGCCAGCGCCGCGGCCACAGTCCGCGGCG containing:
- a CDS encoding aminotransferase class I/II-fold pyridoxal phosphate-dependent enzyme, with amino-acid sequence MPTERLQEVLAGELAELETQGRQKGAETVFTRVLPAAGDLGPRFELAGEGGKQFLRMNSNSYLGMSLRPEVISAEEEATRAYGTGPGAVRFISGTYDIHLELERRLAGFHGREGAMLFSSAYATTMGTLPPLLTGEAAVISDSLNHNCIINAIRLARPKEKYVYSHLDMGELEAALDRASENCRRAVIVTDGIFSMRGDHAPLPEIVELARKYDEAFAENALVVVDDSHGVGAFGETGRGTEEYTGCEGVDLLIATLGKALGVNGGYVAGSSVILGFLREQAAFYIYSNPITPAESAAALAAVDLLDSQAGRQLLEHLRAMTRRFETGLVERGFETIPGAHPVVPLMVRDTARTSALVAHLKNHGILATGLNYPVVPKGDEEIRFQISADHTAGDIDTCLEVLSGFPG
- a CDS encoding ABC transporter ATP-binding protein, whose translation is MLRLADINKSYSVGQSRLHVLKGIDLEIAEGEMVSIMGPSGSGKSTLLNVLGILDKYDSGEYHLAGTLIKDLSETEAAYYRNRLLGFVFQSFNLIPFKTAVENVALPLYYQKIGRRKRNRIALEYLDRVGIADWAGHLPGELSGGQQQRVAIARSLITKPKVMLADEPTGALDSQTSREVIEILRSINEKGTTVVVVTHEHEISEMTDRVIHLLDGVIGHEQNNGAGGNGAGAKDDPKVESNGALGSGVSAMAD
- a CDS encoding aminotransferase class I/II-fold pyridoxal phosphate-dependent enzyme, producing the protein MSVKAARIEALGTENAFKLGEDIAICLERGMDVVKFNLGEPDFDSAPHINRKAIEQIEAGNSHYCDPAGILPFRQSIAKHVSRTRGLDIDPGRVVVTPGAKPPICFSLETYVDPGDEVIYPSPGFPIYESWITFVDAKPVPLMLSEEKGFAFSAEDLGELITDKTKLIILNSPSNPTGGVLAKEDLVGIARVIRERARPDVRVYSDEVYEHILFDGEVHNSIASEEGMEERTVIVSGHSKGFAMTGWRLGWAVLPTKEEAAVFKQLNINIVSCVPPFIQEAGREAYESSETAATVAEMVSAFERRRDWVVGALNDIPGMSCQNPKGAFYVFPNIAGVCEKLDVIKAHREMPAEVAGRTSPSSMFQMFLLYSYGVATMDRNSFGSIGAEGRHFLRLSIATSMDQLKEGVARMRKASEDAAGFREFLEREKLWD
- a CDS encoding Glu/Leu/Phe/Val dehydrogenase; translated protein: MPANRKARQKEASVTNASGDNREELNPFRIAQMQFDKAVEYLPDLGPGLIEFLKSPNRTVMVEFPIETERGRVKNFVGYRVLHSNIRGPGKGGIRYHPDVTADEVRALASWMTWKCAVVDIPFGGAKGGVVCKPKRLSRKDRRRITRRFISELGDLIGPHTDVPAPDVNTNAETMAWIYDTYSMLHPGRNNLPVVTGKPVNIGGSLGRREATARGALFVTQKALQRGLVKGMSSVKGRKIAIQGFGNAGSIAAQLFSEAGATIVAVSDSQGGVYRERGLDIAAVKRRKTKVGSVVGTRATRKLTNEQLLALPCDILIPAALGNQIRGDNAEDVKARLVVELGNGPTTPMADRILFQRGIPVLPDILANAGGVTVSFYEWVQNVENEQWDEDEVNRRLQRKMIRATDAVLDSQARVEKEQKAKVDLRTAAFVLAVGRVARVAMDRGIWP
- a CDS encoding SET domain-containing protein-lysine N-methyltransferase: MRICLLTNQDLNDLPDDDWPCDPRPYLPDATWELAVLEKTNAVEQVIALSRRRFDVYFNLCDGSWDEEDNPGVEVVKTLEKLDVPFTGGTSDFYEPSREATKRACRALGIDTPAYVMARTEADVRRAAEELRFPLFVKHPSSYASIGLTRDSKVGNPKALLKQARIMLKAYGGALIEEFIEGLECTVLVAENPDDPDDPIVYQPIQFRFPEGESFKHSDMKWVIYEDLDSGTVQDEEMDAKLRDVSARLFLKLNGTGYGRCDLRVDSEGRAFMLEINANCGLFYPPADASSADFCLQADPDGHEGFTRLIIDAAIKRHARNSPAWEVRPRSENRHGVFARRPIRKNQRILLAEGRPHRLVTRSHAAEHWNSQQLEFFRRTAWPVTEELFVAWSQEPDEWTPFGHSCNPNAWLEGLDVAARRRIKKGEEITLDYATFHNEQMPDFECDCDGPDCRGTIRGDDYLQNFVEAYGDHVSDYVKSKRGGHNT
- a CDS encoding DUF4147 domain-containing protein gives rise to the protein MTDGSRHDDLEADARACFEAAIRAVEPESLVASFLTGNAGSVESAGQVWIAGIGKAASAMARGATGFFGDKVAGGVLVVPGGRGSEAPTGLNIFEGGHPTPNEEGVAGAEAIRRLASEAGAEDLLLALISGGGSALMTLPPDGVSLADVQATTAALLEAGADIGELNTVRKHLDLLKGGQLARSAAPTRVLALVLSDVVGDPLDVIASGPVSPDPSTFGMAIDVLKKFDLWSEVPRAVRRRFESGLAGTIPDTPDAGDDCFRNSSARIVGNNLMAAEAACAEAVRLGYATELSSISVTGEAREVGAALARTAVRIANGEHPLAALACVVSAGETTVTVKGKGKGGRNQELALGAALVLGAGGARNPMLVASVGTDGIDGPTDAAGAVATADTLARAESRGIDARAALADNDSYPFFAALDGLIVTGATGTNVMDVQLVMVGPNRDS
- a CDS encoding L-threonine 3-dehydrogenase — encoded protein: MKRILVTGSLGQIGSELVTALRGRPGVELVVASDIKMMPQSAANAAGPFEYLDCTNQRQVEQVVRKYGIDTIYHLAALLSAVAEERPQVAWDVNLGGLYRVLEVARQNKCSIFFPSSIGAFGPSTPRDETPQDTIQRPTTIYGVTKVAGELVCDYYHLRFGVDTRGVRFPGIISHVAIPGGGTTDYAVEIFYEATRNRRYTCFLEPDTRLDMMYMPDSIKAAIEVMEADAGRLAHRNAFNVTSMNFAPEDLAAEIKKHLPEFRIEYQVDPVRQAIADSWAGAIEDSAGRREWDWRPEHDIGSMTRDMLENLERKLRIAGPARDQG
- a CDS encoding ABC transporter permease yields the protein MFDLDKWQEILATIRQNKLRTFLTGFSVAWGILMLVVLMGSGEGLANGIEYQFRDDAVNSIWVRSGQTSVPHAGLQPGRNVRFTNEDHEIIARDIDGVEYITSRFYPRGQLTVAYRGETGSYDIRSVHPDHQHLEKTIVSEGRFLNDLDIAEYRKVAAIGERVKEGLFGKDRAVGEYININGIPFRVVGLFRDAGGESEEEKIYLPISTAQKAFAGGNRIRMFMLTTGEADLETTDAMATEIRETLAQRHRFAPEDRRAVFVNNLNEFFERFVNLMSGIRIFVWIIGIGTILAGVVGVSNIMIIVVKERTQEIGVRKALGATPGSILGLILQESVFITAVAGYVGLVLGVVLLELGAAFLPDSEFFVNPGIDLRLALAATALLVLAGTLAGSVPAYRAARVQPVEALKDE